Proteins encoded together in one Carassius auratus strain Wakin chromosome 32, ASM336829v1, whole genome shotgun sequence window:
- the LOC113051888 gene encoding histone H2A-like, with protein MSGRGKTGGKARAKAKTRSSRAGLQFPVGRVHRLLRKGNYAERVGAGAPVYLAAVLEYLTAEILELAGNAARDNKKTRIIPRHLQLAVRNDEELNKLLGRVTIAQGGVLPNIQAVLLPKKTEKPAKAK; from the coding sequence ATGAGCGGAAGAGGCAAAACCGGCGGAAAAGCGAGAGCCAAGGCCAAGACTCGCTCCTCCAGAGCAGGGCTGCAGTTCCCCGTCGGTCGTGTTCACAGACTTCTCCGTAAAGGAAACTACGCCGAGCGCGTCGGTGCCGGAGCTCCCGTCTATCTGGCGGCTGTGCTCGAGTATCTGACCGCTGAGATCCTGGAGTTGGCTGGAAACGCCGCGAGAGACAACAAGAAGACCCGCATCATTCCCCGTCACCTGCAGCTGGCGGTGCGCAATGACGAGGAGCTCAACAAACTCCTGGGTCGAGTGACCATCGCTCAGGGCGGTGTGCTCCCCAACATCCAGGCCGTGCTGCTGCCCAAGAAGACCGAGAAACCAGCCAAAGCCAAGTAG